The following are from one region of the Actinoplanes sp. L3-i22 genome:
- a CDS encoding gamma-glutamyltransferase: MGSVAAGVAASHPATTRTGVRILEAGGTAADAAVAAVLACCVAETIYTGLGGGGFATYFDARTGEVTCLDFFVAVPGLDGDRKPEPMVAVDVFFGGLPQIYSIGGASVAVPGVPAGLGEVHRRWGRLPWSEVVAPAAGLARTGVLLPAAHANTLKSCAPALAYGDGAASYQPHGRLLESDELLFHQGLATAMDALATVGPGVFYTGEYAELLVSTVREAGGTLGPADLAGYRVAQVPVDHAMLAGHRVCARHDLNRTVDTIGGLPADLSRPGRAPGVATALRNRGVQRLGDTTNVSVVDPEGNACVITTTLGLGAGVWLPGLGINLNSMLGEGELLTEELVPGRRMSSYMCPLVVIGPDGTLTVAAGSAGASRIRTALLDTLLGVLVDDLGVAEAIARPRFHAVEDTIHAEHGCPPAELAALRAAGWQVVEWPDLNHYFGGVTAVGQAGAAGDPRRGGVGLLL; this comes from the coding sequence CCACCCGCACCGGAGTGCGGATTCTCGAGGCGGGCGGAACCGCCGCCGACGCGGCGGTCGCCGCCGTCCTGGCCTGCTGCGTCGCCGAGACGATCTACACCGGGCTGGGTGGCGGCGGGTTCGCCACCTACTTCGACGCGCGTACCGGCGAGGTCACCTGCCTGGACTTCTTCGTGGCGGTGCCGGGCCTGGACGGCGACCGGAAACCGGAGCCGATGGTCGCGGTCGACGTGTTCTTCGGCGGCCTGCCACAGATCTATTCGATCGGCGGGGCCAGCGTGGCCGTGCCCGGGGTGCCGGCCGGGCTCGGCGAGGTGCACCGGCGCTGGGGCCGGCTGCCCTGGTCCGAAGTGGTGGCCCCGGCGGCCGGCCTGGCCCGGACCGGGGTGCTGCTGCCGGCCGCGCACGCCAACACCCTGAAGTCGTGCGCGCCGGCGCTGGCCTACGGCGACGGCGCGGCCTCCTACCAGCCGCACGGGCGCCTGCTGGAGAGCGACGAGCTGCTCTTCCACCAGGGCCTGGCGACCGCGATGGACGCGCTGGCGACGGTCGGTCCCGGGGTGTTCTACACCGGGGAGTACGCCGAGCTGCTGGTCTCGACGGTCCGCGAGGCCGGCGGCACGCTCGGCCCGGCCGACCTGGCCGGCTACCGGGTGGCCCAGGTGCCGGTCGACCACGCCATGCTGGCCGGCCACCGGGTCTGCGCCCGGCACGACCTGAACCGGACCGTGGACACCATCGGCGGGCTGCCGGCCGACCTGTCCCGGCCCGGCCGCGCCCCCGGGGTGGCCACCGCGCTGCGGAACCGCGGGGTGCAGCGGCTGGGCGACACCACGAACGTCTCGGTGGTCGACCCGGAGGGCAACGCCTGCGTGATCACGACGACGCTCGGGCTGGGCGCCGGCGTGTGGCTGCCCGGGCTCGGCATCAACCTGAACTCCATGCTCGGCGAGGGTGAGCTGCTCACCGAGGAGTTGGTGCCGGGGCGGCGGATGTCGTCGTACATGTGCCCGCTCGTGGTGATCGGGCCGGACGGCACGCTGACCGTGGCGGCGGGCTCGGCGGGGGCGTCACGGATCCGGACCGCCCTGCTCGACACGCTGCTCGGGGTGCTGGTGGACGACCTGGGCGTGGCCGAGGCGATCGCCCGGCCACGGTTCCACGCGGTGGAGGACACCATCCACGCCGAGCACGGGTGCCCGCCGGCCGAACTGGCCGCGTTGCGGGCGGCCGGCTGGCAGGTGGTCGAGTGGCCCGACCTCAACCACTACTTCGGCGGGGTGACCGCGGTCGGCCAGGCCGGCGCCGCGGGCGATCCCCGGCGCGGCGGCGTCGGGCTGCTGCTGTGA